TCTCTCAGCTCTTGGTGGCCGCCTCTCCAAAACTTTCTCTGGGAAAGTCATCTACAACGGTCAGCCTTTCTCTGGCTGCATCAAGCGCAGAACAGGTTTTGTTGCCCAGGATGATGTCCTGTACCCTCATCTCACCGTTTGGGAGACTCTCTTCTTCACTGCACTTCTACGTCTACCAAGCAGTTTGACAAGAGACGAGAAGGCTGAGCATGTTGACCGTGTTATCGCTGAACTAGGATTGAATCGATGTACAAACAGCATGATAGGAGGACCACTGTTCAGAGGAATATCAGGAGGTGAGAAGAAAAGGGTTAGTATTGGTCAAGAAATGCTGATCAATCCTAGCTTGCTACTTCTGGATGAACCCACTTCAGGTCTTGATTCCACCACTGCTCACCGCATAGTGACCACAATCAAAAGGTTGGCATCTGGAGGAAGAACAGTGGTCACCACCATTCATCAGCCATCAAGCCGCATATACCATATGTTTGACAAGGTGGTTTTGTTGTCTGAAGGTAGCCCTCTCTACTATGGCCCTGCATCTTCTGCTTTGGAATATTTCAGTTCCGTTGGATTCTCTACTTCCATGACAGTTAATCCAGCTGACCTTTTACTTGACCTTGCTAATGGTAAACCTTTCTCTTAAAGCTTCTATATGATGGAATaattgttaaagaaaaaaaaaaggtctttCTAATTCATCAAAACTTGGTAAAACTGCAGGAATCCCACCTGATTCTCAAAAGGAGACCTCAGAACAAGAACAGAAGACTGTGAAAGAATCACTTATTTCAGCTTATGAGAAGAACATTTCTACCAAACTGAAAGCTGAACTCTGCAATGCGGATTCCCATAGCTTTGAGTACACCAAATCTGCTGGTAGTTTTTTTGCTTtctgaagtattttttttttggtcaaaaatgaAAGATGAATTAAAAGGGATTTAATTTCTTGTTTAATTAAACTCTGTTTCTTGTTTAATTATGTCATAATATCACTGTTGAAAATCTGACGTTAACTGCGCTTTAAATGGCGCAGCCAAAAATATCAAGTCATCAGAACAATGGTGCACAAGTTGGTGGTACCAGTTCACTGTATTACTCCAAAGAGGGGTCAGAGAGAGGAGATTCGAATCTTTTAACAAGCTTAGGATTTTCCAAGTCATCAGCGTGGCTTTTCTTGGTGGCCTTCTATGGTGGCATACTCCAAAGTCTCACCTCCAAGATAGAGTGAGGATCCTCTTATTGGCTGCAATGATCATCTTGGATTGTCAGTCATTAATTAGTGTTCTAACAATAATATATTCTACATATTGCAGACTGCTTTGCTCTTTTTCTTCTCGGTCTTTTGGGGATTCTACCCGCTATACAACGCGGTTTTCACATTTCCACAAGAGAAAAGAATGCTAATCAAGGAGCGGTCTTCCGGAATGTACCGTCTTTCATCCTATTTCATGGCTAGAAACGTTGGAGACCTGCCCTTGGAACTCGCACTTCCAACTGCTTTTGTGTTCATAATTTACTGGATGGGTGGGCTCAAACCTGACCCCACCACATTTATCCTCTCACTACTGGTTGTTCTCTATTCCGTCCTCGTTGCTCAAGGTCTTGGCTTAGCATTCGGTGCTCTCCTAATGAACATCAAGCAAGCCACAACGTTAGCATCCGTTACTACACTAGTCTTTCTCATAGCTGGAGGGTACTACGTGCAACAAATCCCTCCCTTCATTGTATGGCTAAAATACTTAAGCTATAGCTACTACTGCTACAAGCTGCTTTTGGGTATTCAATACACTGATGATGACTACTACGAGTGTTCAGAAGGGGTCTGGTGCAGAGTTGGAGATTTCCCAGGAATCAAAGCCATGGGGCTGAATAACTTATGGATAGATGTTTTTGTTATGGGAGTGATGCTGGTGGGTTACAGGCTCATAGCCTACATGGCACTTCACCGAGTGAAGTTGAGGTAAAAGATGCAGCCAGAAGAAACAACTAGATAAGAATCTCCAACGAAACTTTCCATCAGTGCAACCAAGGAAGTATATTAGTATtagataaagataaaaaaaaaagtcgacaGAGTTCTGGTCGATTTTACTTGAGTATCCGAGCTATATATATCCGGcgacttttttgttttgttttaggcttagatgatgatgatattcCTAAGTTGAGAATAAAATAGTGAGATAATTAATAATGTATGTGACAAAAACTTCTCTTCTGTTTTATCTGTGGGGTTCCTTAAAACTTTCGGTTCATTCTTTATACCTTACTAGTCACCTGCAAGTGCAACAACTGGTGAAAACAATGAGATGTATGCATAAGATAAGGATTAAAATAAGTTGCTGATAATTAGACAAACAACGACAGGACATAAGCAAACATACCTGACCGTGACTTTCTTTGTTATTTCCCTACGAAAACTATTATATAGCATCAGATCTCCAACAAACTATTATCTAATGCCATATTTCCCcgaatttaaagttttaaacttaTTTCTCCACGAATCAATAGTTCGAAACTTAATTGCACATAATCTATAGCTTAATCGGTTTAATGTTAATTAACCATTTTTAAACCAGctaaaccaaataaaatcccaatttttatcttaaaaaatgattcatcaacaaaagaaaaaagaaaattgattcCCAAACCAAAAAAAGATCCATTCTCTTCGATCTCAATCAACCTTACGTATCTTTCCCCAAGTAATCTTCACTACTCTCTTTAGCTTCTCTAAAATGCTTGACGAATATCTCAATTAGGTAGTTACTGGTTTCAGAGTTGTCAGTTTTGATAATTGTTGCTCAGGTTTGCCtcggggaagaagaagagagaagttAGATTGTCAATGGAGCCAAAGCAAGGAAACGTCTCAGCCATGGGAGTTGGAGTTTCCGCGGCAGCGACTGCAGCTTTAACGGCTGTGATGAGCAACCTGACAATGGCATTCGTGGATGAGAGATTGTCCACAAAAGACCTCTGTTTAAGATGGCCGCCGCGTCCGTTTATTCTGTTGGATCTGATGGCGCAAGGAGTGAAGTTTTGAAGCTCTAAGGCATATGAAAGAGATTCCTTTACTTACCATTAACGATGGCTACAATCCCATGACCGGGGATAAATGATTGATGATGAATCTTTTTTGTTtgggaatcttttttttttttttttgaaacacaactgTTTGGGAAtcaattttttcttttgctaataaataaaaattaggattttatttggtttagctggtttaaaaatgattaattaaCATTAAAACGACTAAACCATATATTATGGACAAATGAATTTGAAACTACTGATTTGTGGAGAAATAAGTTATCGTGGAGATCTGACACGAAATCATAGTTCGGTAGGGATCTAATGTTATATAATAGTTATCGTGGAAAAATAGATCATCGATCCtttctttttcacaaaaccAAGTACTAGTGCTGGGCGTTAGGATGTCCCTTCTTTACGGGTATTTTAGTTTAGAGGTCTAATACACGTTTGGATTTTTCATATTTGGGTCGAGTTCGTTTGGTAAGTTCAAGGTTCAGGTATTTTGGATATAACCAAATATCTGaattatatattaactattaaaaatatttattgtgttGACATATCTTCAAAACTTTCCACTCAAACTTACATTTATATCCACACTAacacaaatatacaaaaataaacggAAATTCAAATAaccataacatatatataacatgtCAAGTTGACAACTATATAACATGTTTGgtttaaataaatatagtatTTAAATAAGgtactatattatataatttaggaTGTATTcgaattattttcatatatcaaatatctctataatattatttgaaaagtcagTTTCTTACATGTCGAACTAATATTAATTGTAACGACGATTAATTACAGCGGTCttaatgaatcaaatatatcaaattgcgattattaaaaattctattttattttagttttccatttttattttggtatctttttctatatattttcaaataaacttatagtaaagaatatttttaaattttgaaaataaaaatagattttatatataatgttattcataaaaaggaaagttctCAAAATAACcctgattttaaagtaaaaataatatttcttttaaaatacaaacacaacataatatatattttaaaagtagtaattaatttattttaatatatatctatctcaaattatttcaaaaaataatttaaataacataaactaagatataactaatgaataaaatttttatttttatttttaatttaagttCCTTTCTAATTTTCCAAATAACAAGTATAATAAagaaaacatttagaaaaaataaaacaaaaaaatattatctacatgtaatgtgatttcataaaataaaaagtttacaaaaataatcttaataTTAAAGTAAAGAAATAATCTTCTATTTTACAATTTATCGGTTATGTTTTTATGCAATTTAATACCGGTCATCACAttcatttttctaattttatttttgaaattaacttataccaaaatattttttaaaacatctaAAATGCTAACTTTATCTTCgtatttatcttaatattataCTAGCTTTTGATCCACGCTTGGAAATCACAGGTTTTTTTGagtataaacaaaatttaatatgaataagtattttgaaattattatatatttatgttacaaAGTCGTATTATACTGAAAAAGTgaatatgtttaaaattatataatctttgaattattttttttaagattttgtatGTACACTCTTATGTAACTATTTTAAGGGCTCGCAGACCCGAGGAACCAATCCTAAATTGACTTGAAAATACAGGCTTGGTTTGGATCCGGGTCCAGGATAAAATACCTATTCGGTATTGTTTAGACCCGCAGGTATCGGTTTGAGTATGGTTCGGGTATCGGTCGTGCTTGAGACCCGACCTGGTACCTACAATACCGAAGATTTTTTGTGCATATTAGGTACCtataattacaaatatttttttaaaaacgttttaggGTTCGGTTTAGGTATAGTTTTGggttttgaataaaattttaaaaaaatatattttgggtaTTAGGGTAAAAGTTTGAGTGCATTTTTTGGTTCATTTGTCAAATTTCGCGTAAAtttcgggggggggggggggggggggggggggggggggttggtgGTGGTTTGGTATTTGAATATTTCGAAGATTTTTTGTGCATATTAGGTACCtataatt
The nucleotide sequence above comes from Brassica napus cultivar Da-Ae chromosome A9, Da-Ae, whole genome shotgun sequence. Encoded proteins:
- the LOC125577602 gene encoding ABC transporter G family member 14, with the translated sequence MPPNCIAPRPEENGEATVQGLTDMSETQGKPVLAFPVATSQPGLQLSMYPITLKFEEVEYKVKIEHTGQCLGSWSCKEKTILNGITGMVCPGEILAMLGPSGSGKTTLLSALGGRLSKTFSGKVIYNGQPFSGCIKRRTGFVAQDDVLYPHLTVWETLFFTALLRLPSSLTRDEKAEHVDRVIAELGLNRCTNSMIGGPLFRGISGGEKKRVSIGQEMLINPSLLLLDEPTSGLDSTTAHRIVTTIKRLASGGRTVVTTIHQPSSRIYHMFDKVVLLSEGSPLYYGPASSALEYFSSVGFSTSMTVNPADLLLDLANGIPPDSQKETSEQEQKTVKESLISAYEKNISTKLKAELCNADSHSFEYTKSAAKNIKSSEQWCTSWWYQFTVLLQRGVRERRFESFNKLRIFQVISVAFLGGLLWWHTPKSHLQDRTALLFFFSVFWGFYPLYNAVFTFPQEKRMLIKERSSGMYRLSSYFMARNVGDLPLELALPTAFVFIIYWMGGLKPDPTTFILSLLVVLYSVLVAQGLGLAFGALLMNIKQATTLASVTTLVFLIAGGYYVQQIPPFIVWLKYLSYSYYCYKLLLGIQYTDDDYYECSEGVWCRVGDFPGIKAMGLNNLWIDVFVMGVMLVGYRLIAYMALHRVKLR